One segment of Comamonas thiooxydans DNA contains the following:
- a CDS encoding efflux RND transporter periplasmic adaptor subunit, translating to MKRFILLSTLAITSVAQASPGAHGPNGEHLDTASATPSAAGLSRLPDGSVNVPMLSQRRLAIRTEIASMSEASATIELPAKVIADPNASGLVQTVVGGKIEAGAQGLPFAGKTVRKGEVLAVVAHHADPLALSGQRSQLAELRGAREIAQKRVERLKGLEGTVPRKEIEAAQTELSSLRARESAIGGGLAAKESVAAPVSGVIASANVVLGQVVESKDVLFEITDPAKVMVEATTADPALAANISAATIKATPGVRLELIGAGRSLRDGVLPLTFKAVASDGTQQLPIAIGQPVTVIANSKQSVKGFVLPAQAITRNPANEPVVWIKSGAERYIPQPVQYQALDASRIVVTKGLGDENRVVVQGAALIAQIR from the coding sequence ATGAAGCGATTTATCCTCCTCTCAACACTTGCAATCACATCTGTGGCTCAGGCTTCTCCCGGCGCTCATGGTCCCAACGGAGAGCATCTGGATACGGCCTCGGCCACTCCATCGGCAGCAGGTTTGAGTCGCCTGCCTGATGGCAGCGTCAATGTGCCCATGCTGTCCCAGCGTCGATTGGCAATTCGCACGGAAATTGCCTCGATGTCCGAAGCAAGCGCAACCATCGAACTGCCAGCCAAAGTCATTGCAGACCCCAATGCCAGTGGCCTGGTTCAGACGGTTGTGGGCGGAAAGATTGAGGCCGGAGCTCAAGGCTTGCCGTTCGCTGGCAAGACTGTACGCAAAGGGGAAGTCTTAGCGGTTGTGGCCCATCACGCTGACCCCCTGGCCTTATCTGGGCAACGTTCCCAGTTGGCCGAGCTCAGAGGTGCCCGAGAAATTGCACAAAAGCGTGTGGAGCGGCTTAAAGGGCTTGAAGGCACTGTCCCGCGCAAAGAGATTGAAGCAGCTCAGACAGAACTTTCAAGCCTGAGGGCGCGTGAAAGCGCAATCGGTGGCGGCCTTGCTGCCAAGGAAAGCGTAGCGGCTCCCGTCTCAGGTGTAATCGCCAGCGCCAACGTAGTGCTTGGCCAGGTTGTCGAATCCAAGGATGTCTTGTTTGAGATCACCGATCCAGCCAAGGTCATGGTGGAAGCGACAACGGCCGATCCTGCTCTAGCAGCCAACATCAGTGCAGCAACGATCAAAGCGACGCCAGGTGTCCGTTTGGAGCTCATTGGCGCTGGTCGTAGCTTGCGTGATGGAGTATTGCCGCTGACTTTCAAGGCGGTCGCGTCCGATGGTACGCAACAGCTACCGATTGCTATTGGCCAACCTGTCACCGTGATCGCCAACTCCAAGCAAAGTGTCAAAGGCTTTGTTCTTCCCGCACAGGCGATCACCCGCAATCCGGCCAATGAGCCTGTCGTCTGGATCAAGTCAGGAGCAGAGCGCTATATCCCGCAACCCGTGCAGTACCAAGCACTGGATGCGAGCAGGATCGTTGTCACCAAGGGGCTTGGCGATGAAAACCGGGTCGTGGTTCAAGGTGCGGCGCTGATCGCACAAATCCGCTGA